In Bremerella sp. JC817, the following are encoded in one genomic region:
- a CDS encoding cbb3-type cytochrome c oxidase subunit I yields MSSITADGQATHSHSSHEFGLGEFISTYVFSRDHKVIGIQFLFSTLLWFLIGGLLALGIRWQLAWPWSDMPVIGPMLFSAEGGQISPEFYTMLFTMHATVMTFLVIIPILAGAFGNYLIPLMIGADDMAFPTLNMLSYWIMWPAFFFFGASFFVAGNGASSGWTSYPPLSTMTESAPGSGPAQTMWLLGLTCVGISSMMGSVNYMTTIIQMRAPGMTMMRLPMTIWGMFITALLQAFALPVLTAAGFMQLMDRTVGTGFFAPEGLVVNNSAMAAGGGQPLLWQHLFWFYSHPAVYIMILPAMGMVSEILCCFARKPLFGYKPMIYAICGIAGLGFIVWGHHMFVSGMNPGLGMTFMVATMMIALPSAVKTFNWLGTIYGGKIQFTTPMLFALAFVSMFVLGGLSGIFMAATPVDVFIHDTYFIVAHFHYVLFGGTAMAVFGAIYFWFPKMFGRMMNEPLGKLHFLLTFIFLNGTFFTMHILGAAGFPRRLADPYHYETFRPLLPMNQFMTICAILMVASQIFFILNFFYSIFFGPKAGRNPWRANGLEWQAPSPPGHGNFDFQPIVYRGPYEYGTPGASDDFCPQTQPPQEGEAGTTGAH; encoded by the coding sequence ATGAGCAGCATCACCGCAGACGGACAAGCAACTCATTCGCACTCGTCGCACGAATTCGGCCTGGGCGAATTCATTTCGACCTACGTGTTCTCGCGCGACCACAAGGTGATCGGGATTCAGTTCCTGTTTTCCACCTTGCTTTGGTTCCTGATCGGCGGCCTTTTGGCGCTCGGCATCCGCTGGCAATTGGCGTGGCCTTGGAGCGACATGCCAGTGATCGGGCCGATGTTGTTCTCGGCCGAAGGTGGCCAGATCTCGCCAGAGTTCTACACGATGCTCTTCACCATGCATGCCACGGTGATGACCTTCCTCGTGATCATTCCGATCCTGGCTGGGGCGTTCGGTAATTACCTGATCCCGCTGATGATCGGTGCCGACGATATGGCCTTCCCGACGCTGAATATGCTCAGCTATTGGATTATGTGGCCTGCCTTTTTCTTCTTCGGGGCGAGCTTCTTTGTCGCCGGAAATGGGGCATCGAGCGGTTGGACCAGCTATCCGCCGTTATCCACCATGACCGAGTCCGCACCCGGTAGTGGCCCTGCGCAGACGATGTGGCTGCTGGGGCTTACCTGCGTCGGGATCAGCTCGATGATGGGCTCGGTCAACTACATGACCACCATCATTCAAATGCGTGCTCCTGGTATGACGATGATGCGTCTGCCGATGACGATCTGGGGGATGTTCATTACCGCCTTGCTGCAAGCGTTCGCCCTGCCAGTGCTGACCGCGGCTGGTTTCATGCAGCTGATGGATCGAACGGTCGGAACCGGCTTCTTTGCTCCCGAAGGCCTGGTCGTGAATAACTCGGCGATGGCTGCCGGTGGTGGCCAGCCGCTGTTGTGGCAGCACTTGTTCTGGTTCTATTCGCACCCGGCGGTGTACATCATGATTCTGCCGGCGATGGGCATGGTCTCAGAGATTCTATGCTGCTTCGCTCGTAAGCCTTTGTTCGGTTACAAGCCGATGATCTATGCCATCTGCGGTATCGCCGGTCTCGGCTTTATCGTGTGGGGTCACCATATGTTCGTCTCGGGCATGAACCCAGGTCTCGGCATGACGTTCATGGTCGCCACGATGATGATTGCCTTGCCAAGTGCCGTGAAGACATTCAACTGGCTTGGTACGATCTACGGCGGCAAGATTCAATTCACCACGCCGATGCTGTTTGCACTGGCGTTCGTGTCGATGTTTGTGCTGGGTGGTCTATCGGGCATCTTCATGGCGGCCACCCCGGTCGACGTGTTCATTCACGACACCTACTTCATCGTGGCTCACTTCCACTACGTGCTGTTTGGCGGCACGGCAATGGCAGTGTTCGGAGCAATCTATTTTTGGTTCCCTAAGATGTTCGGCCGCATGATGAACGAACCGCTGGGCAAGTTGCACTTCCTGCTCACGTTCATCTTCCTCAACGGCACGTTCTTCACGATGCATATCCTCGGGGCGGCTGGCTTCCCGCGTCGTCTGGCCGATCCGTATCACTACGAAACATTCCGTCCACTGCTGCCGATGAACCAGTTCATGACGATCTGTGCGATCTTGATGGTTGCTTCGCAGATCTTCTTCATCCTGAACTTCTTTTACAGCATTTTCTTCGGACCGAAGGCTGGCCGTAATCCTTGGCGAGCCAATGGTCTCGAGTGGCAGGCACCAAGCCCTCCGGGACATGGTAACTTCGACTTCCAGCCGATTGTTTACCGTGGTCCTTACGAGTACGGAACCCCGGGTGCCTCGGATGACTTCTGTCCACAAACGCAGCCTCCTCAAGAAGGCGAAGCGGGAACGACGGGGGCACACTAA
- a CDS encoding NYN domain-containing protein, which produces MPLIIDGYNLLFAAGLVGSVDGEGSFEGERRALLDALLRVIDPKELTQTVVVFDSAKAPPGLPRVYNHQQITVRFASGYTDADEMIEELIRDHHAPKRLTVVSSDHRVQRAARRRRATAIDSDSWYRLMRQTRQRIRQQEALKPPPPKQPSTPAIPDSEVNEWLEFFGDIDVDELAPKDSPAKRSAPSPVEDAPAKSAKPGRKKLQPSETKEGALGVFDDAYLKKIAQEFFGDT; this is translated from the coding sequence ATGCCGCTCATTATCGACGGATACAATCTGCTTTTCGCCGCTGGGCTAGTAGGGTCTGTCGATGGAGAAGGTTCCTTTGAAGGGGAACGTAGGGCACTGCTCGACGCGCTGTTACGCGTGATCGATCCGAAGGAGCTGACCCAGACGGTCGTCGTCTTCGACTCGGCGAAAGCTCCGCCCGGCTTACCGCGAGTCTATAACCATCAGCAGATCACCGTGCGGTTTGCCAGCGGCTATACCGATGCGGATGAAATGATCGAAGAGTTGATTCGCGATCATCATGCCCCCAAGCGGCTAACGGTTGTTTCCAGCGATCATCGCGTGCAACGGGCAGCTCGCCGACGCCGAGCCACAGCGATCGATAGCGATAGCTGGTATCGCTTGATGCGGCAAACGCGGCAGCGGATTCGTCAGCAGGAAGCTCTCAAGCCGCCACCTCCCAAACAACCTTCCACCCCGGCGATTCCGGACTCGGAAGTGAATGAATGGCTAGAGTTCTTTGGCGATATTGATGTCGACGAGTTGGCTCCGAAAGATTCGCCTGCCAAGCGTAGTGCCCCTTCGCCGGTCGAAGATGCTCCGGCGAAGTCTGCCAAGCCAGGGCGCAAGAAGCTGCAGCCAAGCGAAACGAAAGAAGGGGCCCTGGGCGTGTTCGACGACGCCTATCTCAAGAAGATCGCTCAGGAATTCTTCGGTGATACCTGA
- the coxB gene encoding cytochrome c oxidase subunit II, with the protein MAIFIWSAMGWYPLEGHWFPERVVANSSIDHLFYVILALTGIVFVGTGLLMFWFLWKYDGKHHEGPVFYSHGSHYLEVLWSVIPAILLLFLAIYQMDAWAGARMRRPMLENGQPKPPIARVTGRQFEWKIQYPGADQKLDTADDIYLVNELHVPRDEEIVLEITAEDVLHSFFLPNFREKQDVVPGMKQYVWFKPVKDGKFDIVCAELCGWGHYKMKGQITVESRSDYDAWLKKAYDDQELSEFTLAEAE; encoded by the coding sequence GTGGCCATTTTTATATGGTCCGCCATGGGTTGGTATCCGCTGGAAGGTCATTGGTTTCCTGAACGCGTCGTCGCCAATTCGAGCATCGACCACCTGTTCTATGTCATCCTGGCACTGACGGGCATCGTGTTCGTGGGGACTGGCTTGTTGATGTTCTGGTTCCTGTGGAAGTACGACGGCAAGCATCACGAAGGCCCCGTCTTCTACTCGCATGGTAGCCACTACCTGGAAGTGCTGTGGTCGGTGATCCCGGCAATCCTGCTGCTGTTCCTGGCGATCTATCAAATGGATGCCTGGGCGGGGGCTCGTATGCGTCGCCCAATGCTCGAGAACGGTCAGCCGAAGCCGCCGATCGCTCGCGTGACCGGCCGTCAGTTTGAATGGAAGATCCAATACCCAGGTGCCGATCAGAAGCTCGATACGGCAGACGATATCTACCTGGTGAATGAATTGCACGTGCCTCGTGACGAAGAGATCGTCCTCGAGATCACCGCCGAAGACGTGCTGCACAGCTTCTTTTTGCCGAACTTCCGCGAGAAGCAGGACGTGGTCCCAGGCATGAAACAGTACGTCTGGTTCAAGCCGGTGAAGGATGGCAAGTTCGACATCGTGTGTGCCGAGCTTTGCGGCTGGGGGCACTACAAGATGAAGGGGCAAATCACCGTCGAGTCGCGTAGTGATTACGATGCCTGGCTGAAGAAAGCCTACGACGATCAAGAGTTGTCCGAGTTTACGCTGGCGGAGGCGGAGTAA
- the purD gene encoding phosphoribosylamine--glycine ligase has protein sequence MNVLVLGSGGREHALAWKLSQSSRVRNVFVAPGNAGTQIDAENIAIPETDFPALVAFAKRNDVGLTVVGPEAPLVAGAVDYFREQGLKIFGPNKAAAQLEGSKAFCKQTLRSADVPTADYRVFREADAAARYIKDRFPHEGEDVNVVIKADGLAAGKGVTVCDTADEALEAIDQIGRQRVFGDAGAQIIIEERLDGEEASVLAITDGKTILTLPPAQDHKPAYDDDQGPNTGGMGAYSPTPLVTPQVMQMLEEKVLVPTVHGMKRARNPFQGVLYAGLMMTNQGPKVLEYNVRFGDPECQPILMRLKSDLADILEACAEGRLDSIDSPEWDTRPAVCVVMASEGYPGNYEKGKPIRGLEEAAKLEDVKVFHAGTKFEGDQIVTNGGRVLGVTAIGDTISAAKLKAYTAVKCIRWDGAWCRKDISDKALRHS, from the coding sequence ATGAACGTATTGGTCCTCGGTTCTGGCGGTCGCGAACACGCCCTGGCTTGGAAATTGTCGCAAAGCTCCCGCGTCCGCAACGTCTTCGTTGCCCCAGGAAACGCCGGTACCCAGATCGATGCCGAAAACATTGCGATTCCTGAAACCGACTTCCCTGCCCTGGTTGCGTTTGCCAAGCGAAACGACGTCGGGCTGACGGTGGTCGGGCCGGAAGCTCCGCTGGTTGCCGGCGCGGTCGATTACTTCCGCGAACAAGGCCTGAAGATCTTCGGTCCTAACAAAGCCGCCGCCCAGCTCGAAGGAAGCAAGGCGTTCTGCAAGCAAACCCTCCGCAGTGCCGACGTCCCGACCGCCGACTATCGTGTCTTCCGCGAAGCGGATGCGGCTGCCCGCTACATCAAAGACCGATTCCCCCATGAAGGGGAGGACGTCAATGTGGTGATCAAGGCGGACGGCCTGGCTGCCGGTAAGGGTGTGACCGTCTGCGATACGGCCGATGAAGCCCTGGAAGCGATCGATCAGATCGGGCGCCAACGGGTCTTCGGCGATGCCGGCGCCCAGATCATCATCGAAGAACGTCTCGATGGCGAAGAAGCAAGCGTGCTGGCGATCACCGACGGAAAAACGATCCTGACGCTGCCACCAGCTCAAGACCATAAGCCTGCCTACGATGACGATCAGGGACCGAACACCGGTGGCATGGGGGCCTACTCACCGACGCCACTGGTGACCCCGCAGGTCATGCAGATGCTGGAAGAGAAGGTTCTGGTTCCGACCGTGCATGGCATGAAGCGGGCCCGTAACCCATTCCAAGGCGTGCTATATGCTGGCCTGATGATGACCAACCAAGGTCCGAAGGTTCTGGAATACAACGTTCGTTTCGGCGATCCCGAATGCCAGCCGATCTTGATGCGACTGAAGTCGGACCTGGCTGACATTCTGGAAGCGTGTGCGGAAGGTCGCCTCGATTCGATCGATTCTCCGGAATGGGATACCCGTCCGGCAGTTTGCGTGGTGATGGCCTCGGAAGGCTACCCAGGCAACTACGAAAAAGGGAAGCCAATCCGAGGCCTCGAAGAAGCAGCCAAGCTGGAAGATGTCAAAGTGTTCCATGCCGGCACGAAGTTCGAGGGGGACCAGATTGTCACCAACGGTGGCCGCGTCCTCGGCGTGACGGCAATCGGCGATACCATCTCGGCTGCCAAGCTGAAGGCCTACACCGCCGTGAAATGCATCCGCTGGGATGGTGCCTGGTGCCGCAAAGACATCTCGGACAAGGCTCTGCGACACTCGTAA
- a CDS encoding cytochrome c, giving the protein MHISQAPEFGGRHWAGGLAVTALIGVIVGCSSEPAKFEPNRIAMHKAEITLGITLDPKYQVEPIAKILSDSFGTPDEPIVPEVEDIDQVFDLEHLKMAAGPYGSEEDGTPRGLYRQHCVHCHGITGNGRGPTAAFLNPYPRDFRMGKYKWKSTKTGTPPTHDDLKRVISDGVPGTAMPSFKLLPEEEIEALTQYVKYLSLRGELERNLLLEFSDLDCSVVKPADQRTKEEKEYVASLSPEEIQEETDDLNSAVEELTDPEVVNEDFLAPLVEGWAYAFEDVTEVPEKPESELKESLAVGRDLFFNKGGCATCHGQSALGDGQTAENFYDDWTEEYYDPKDPSQLEGFLALGALPPRKLDPRNLRLGNFRGGRRPVDVYWRIRNGIEGAKMPAAQQLSEEEIWHVVDYVRKGLPYDSLSQPPEHEQENVRVRN; this is encoded by the coding sequence ATGCACATCAGCCAGGCCCCTGAGTTTGGCGGACGACACTGGGCGGGAGGCCTGGCGGTTACCGCACTGATCGGGGTTATCGTCGGATGCTCTTCCGAGCCAGCCAAGTTCGAGCCGAACCGGATCGCCATGCACAAGGCAGAGATCACGCTCGGCATCACGTTGGATCCCAAGTACCAGGTCGAGCCGATCGCGAAGATTCTGTCCGATTCGTTTGGTACCCCGGACGAACCGATCGTACCGGAAGTGGAAGACATCGATCAGGTTTTCGATCTCGAACATCTCAAGATGGCGGCTGGCCCTTACGGCAGTGAGGAAGATGGCACGCCACGTGGTTTGTATCGACAGCATTGTGTGCATTGCCATGGCATCACCGGCAATGGTCGCGGCCCGACGGCTGCCTTTCTGAACCCTTACCCGCGCGACTTCCGCATGGGTAAGTACAAGTGGAAGTCGACCAAGACCGGCACGCCTCCGACCCACGACGATCTGAAACGAGTGATCTCGGACGGCGTACCTGGCACCGCAATGCCTAGCTTCAAACTGCTGCCGGAAGAAGAAATCGAAGCCCTCACGCAATACGTGAAGTACCTGTCGCTGCGAGGGGAACTCGAACGCAATTTGCTGCTGGAGTTCTCGGACCTCGACTGCTCGGTGGTGAAGCCCGCCGACCAGCGAACCAAAGAAGAAAAAGAATACGTCGCCAGCTTGTCGCCGGAAGAAATCCAAGAGGAAACCGACGACCTCAACTCGGCGGTCGAAGAATTGACCGACCCGGAAGTGGTCAACGAGGACTTCCTCGCTCCGCTGGTCGAAGGCTGGGCCTACGCCTTTGAAGACGTCACCGAAGTGCCTGAAAAGCCTGAGTCGGAATTGAAAGAGTCGTTGGCCGTTGGTCGCGATCTGTTTTTCAACAAAGGTGGCTGTGCCACGTGCCACGGTCAGTCGGCACTGGGGGATGGGCAGACCGCCGAAAACTTCTACGACGACTGGACCGAAGAGTATTACGATCCGAAGGACCCCTCGCAGCTAGAAGGTTTTCTGGCTTTGGGAGCGTTGCCGCCACGCAAGCTTGACCCACGTAACTTGCGTCTGGGCAACTTCCGCGGTGGGCGTCGCCCGGTCGATGTTTACTGGCGAATTCGTAACGGCATCGAGGGTGCCAAGATGCCTGCCGCTCAGCAGTTGAGCGAAGAAGAAATCTGGCACGTTGTCGACTACGTTCGCAAAGGCTTGCCTTACGACAGCCTGAGCCAACCGCCGGAACACGAGCAGGAAAACGTCCGGGTCCGAAACTAG
- a CDS encoding efflux transporter outer membrane subunit codes for MRKSRSKSKAPVIIGKLVLGAVTSAALGLSGCLVGPDNIDPGAPFRCEWIQPLPPGVSQSPNDSVAWWTKFDDPILTSLIVRTAQQNLELGQAAERIAEARAIRGVVRGGLFPDIDGTSSYSRRKTSGSGNSFGLANFSPPPFNYWSAGFDASWEIDIFGSVRRSIQAADADIDVAIEDHNNLLVSLQGEVGANYIQVRTLQRRIQFVERNIELQRQSLKITEDRLAAGTISQLDVEQAKYNLYSTEAGLPLLRQEMELAYHRLSVLMGEPPTDLSTEITPQQRFPSIPADIDVGLPIELIRQRPDIRSAERQLAAQAARIGVAVAELYPRFTITGTFTVDSTKFNRWFTSDSIAYASGPAMRWRLLDFGRVRSDIEANRARWRGLVFAYQNSVVTAAAEVEDALSQYRYTVRRAASLRQAALAARSAAVISEEQYKGGIIPFQTLLDAQRQQAELDDQTANAEGDIYLSVVSLYKALGGGWIDPFAVAPDPTAVPPGEPIEPTPANLNPAEPDPADPTDPIQNPRAPLDNDLIPAEALPLPKPGEE; via the coding sequence ATGCGAAAATCAAGATCTAAGAGCAAAGCTCCCGTTATTATTGGCAAGCTGGTGCTTGGTGCTGTCACCTCGGCGGCATTGGGACTCAGTGGTTGTTTGGTTGGCCCGGACAATATCGATCCGGGGGCGCCTTTCCGTTGCGAGTGGATTCAGCCGCTCCCACCGGGGGTAAGCCAGTCGCCGAACGACTCGGTCGCGTGGTGGACCAAGTTCGACGACCCGATTCTGACCAGCTTGATCGTCCGGACCGCGCAACAAAACCTCGAGTTAGGGCAAGCCGCCGAACGAATCGCCGAAGCCCGTGCTATTCGCGGTGTGGTTCGTGGCGGGCTGTTCCCCGACATTGACGGCACATCCAGCTACTCGCGACGCAAAACGTCCGGAAGTGGTAACAGCTTCGGTCTGGCAAACTTCAGTCCGCCTCCATTCAATTACTGGTCGGCTGGTTTCGATGCTTCGTGGGAAATCGATATCTTCGGTTCCGTGCGTCGCAGCATTCAGGCCGCCGATGCGGACATCGATGTTGCCATCGAAGACCACAACAACCTGCTGGTTTCGCTTCAGGGTGAAGTTGGTGCGAACTACATCCAGGTTCGTACCCTGCAGCGTCGTATTCAGTTCGTCGAACGCAACATCGAACTGCAACGACAGTCGTTGAAGATCACCGAAGATCGTCTGGCCGCTGGTACGATCAGCCAGCTCGACGTCGAACAGGCCAAATACAACTTGTACAGCACCGAAGCTGGTCTTCCGCTGCTGCGTCAAGAAATGGAACTGGCCTATCACCGACTGTCAGTGCTGATGGGCGAACCACCAACGGACCTGTCGACCGAGATCACGCCTCAGCAGCGATTCCCTTCGATTCCAGCCGATATCGACGTCGGTCTGCCAATCGAACTGATTCGTCAGCGTCCCGATATTCGTTCGGCAGAACGCCAACTGGCTGCTCAGGCCGCTCGTATTGGTGTCGCGGTTGCCGAACTTTACCCTCGCTTCACGATCACCGGTACGTTCACCGTCGACTCGACGAAGTTCAACCGTTGGTTCACCAGCGACAGTATCGCATATGCCTCGGGCCCTGCGATGCGATGGCGACTGCTGGACTTCGGTCGTGTTCGTAGCGACATCGAAGCCAACCGTGCTCGCTGGCGAGGGCTGGTCTTCGCTTACCAGAACTCGGTCGTTACCGCCGCGGCGGAAGTCGAAGATGCTTTGTCGCAATACCGCTACACGGTCCGCCGTGCTGCCAGCCTGCGTCAGGCCGCCTTGGCTGCTCGTTCGGCTGCGGTGATTTCGGAAGAGCAATACAAGGGTGGTATCATCCCGTTCCAAACCTTGCTGGACGCTCAGCGGCAACAAGCCGAGTTGGACGACCAGACGGCCAATGCGGAAGGGGATATCTACCTCTCGGTGGTCTCGCTCTACAAGGCACTCGGTGGTGGCTGGATCGATCCATTCGCGGTCGCTCCTGACCCAACCGCCGTTCCGCCAGGCGAGCCAATTGAACCGACTCCGGCGAACTTGAACCCAGCAGAACCAGATCCGGCCGATCCGACCGATCCTATCCAGAACCCACGGGCTCCACTGGATAACGATCTGATCCCGGCCGAAGCTCTACCGCTGCCTAAGCCAGGCGAAGAGTAA
- a CDS encoding COX15/CtaA family protein: MANPSQLESPWPHRLALLLVCATFPLIWIGGLVTTTKSGMAVPDWPSTYGYNMFLYPWQTWVFGPYDLFLEHGHRLLASTVGLLCIAFLVLAIWRRDRSLILLGIVALVLVLSQGVLGGLRVVWDKTTIARVHGCVGPLFFGFLVYLECFTSKRFQAMKPVGGSRSAIYWQLSIGFVAVAFLQIVLGSLIRHVSAGMTHGSFRASLIFHVITAFLVAVSAITLCWVAWRDAEANRRIRFVATFSALLIVAQIMLGIAAYTVKYGWPTFLPGGSLFANFVIQWESGLQLIIVTGHVAVGSLILASSVMLLAYCTRCYPMAFSRTNSSPANVAGSSSTEAMA; this comes from the coding sequence ATGGCGAATCCATCGCAACTCGAATCTCCCTGGCCACATCGACTGGCATTGCTGCTGGTGTGCGCGACCTTTCCGCTGATCTGGATCGGCGGCTTGGTGACCACCACCAAAAGCGGCATGGCGGTGCCTGATTGGCCGTCGACTTATGGATACAACATGTTTTTGTATCCGTGGCAGACCTGGGTGTTCGGACCGTACGATTTGTTCCTCGAGCATGGCCATCGCCTCTTGGCTTCGACCGTCGGTTTGTTGTGCATCGCTTTCCTGGTGCTGGCAATCTGGCGAAGAGATCGCTCGCTGATCCTGCTAGGGATCGTTGCCTTGGTGCTGGTCCTCAGCCAAGGTGTGCTGGGTGGGCTCCGCGTGGTTTGGGATAAGACCACCATTGCCCGCGTGCATGGCTGCGTGGGGCCCTTGTTCTTTGGCTTTCTGGTTTACCTGGAATGCTTCACCTCGAAGCGTTTCCAAGCGATGAAGCCCGTCGGCGGTTCGCGAAGTGCAATTTACTGGCAGCTTTCGATCGGCTTCGTTGCGGTCGCGTTTTTGCAGATTGTGTTGGGATCACTGATTCGGCATGTGTCGGCCGGTATGACGCATGGTTCGTTCCGCGCCTCGTTGATCTTCCACGTGATCACGGCTTTTCTGGTCGCGGTCAGCGCGATCACCCTTTGCTGGGTTGCCTGGCGTGACGCGGAAGCCAATCGGCGAATTCGCTTTGTGGCGACGTTTTCGGCACTGCTGATCGTCGCTCAGATCATGCTGGGCATCGCCGCTTATACGGTGAAATATGGCTGGCCGACATTCTTGCCGGGCGGAAGTCTTTTCGCCAACTTTGTCATTCAGTGGGAAAGTGGTTTGCAATTGATCATCGTGACGGGCCACGTCGCGGTTGGATCGTTAATCCTGGCGTCCAGCGTTATGTTGCTGGCCTATTGCACACGGTGTTATCCGATGGCTTTCAGCCGAACTAATTCGTCGCCTGCCAACGTCGCAGGCTCTTCCAGCACGGAGGCCATGGCATGA
- a CDS encoding aspartate carbamoyltransferase catalytic subunit has translation METPGFLEPFKGRWTKRHLLDLESLSSDEITLLLDVAQAFKESTNNCRTKLSVLTGRTSVNLFFEDSTRTRTSFSLASRRLGADVIEFSASSSSLSKGETLLDTAKTIQSMCIDTLVCRHKAPGTPQMLAENLDCGVINAGDGPHEHPTQGLLDILTIRQHRGDLAGKTVALVGDIAHSRTARSNIWGLQKLGAHVIVCGPSTLVSRRWEEFGVEVSHDLDSILERCDVLNLLRIQFERQYTRPFPSVREYALLYAMDRKRMQRAKSDILIMAPGPINRGVEITPEVADGEHSVILHQVNNGLAVRMAAMWLLNEGRATT, from the coding sequence ATGGAGACGCCTGGTTTTCTCGAGCCCTTCAAGGGCCGCTGGACAAAGCGGCATCTGCTCGATTTGGAAAGTTTATCGTCGGACGAAATCACCCTTCTTCTCGACGTTGCTCAAGCGTTCAAAGAATCCACCAACAATTGCCGCACCAAGTTGTCGGTCCTGACGGGACGGACGAGCGTCAATTTATTCTTTGAAGACTCGACCCGGACTCGAACCAGTTTCTCGCTGGCTTCCCGTCGCCTGGGGGCCGATGTGATCGAGTTCTCCGCTTCCAGCAGCAGTCTCTCCAAAGGGGAAACGCTGCTCGATACGGCCAAGACCATCCAGTCGATGTGCATCGATACGCTTGTCTGTCGCCACAAGGCCCCGGGCACGCCGCAGATGCTGGCCGAGAACCTCGACTGCGGTGTGATCAACGCCGGCGACGGCCCGCACGAGCATCCGACGCAAGGTCTGCTCGACATTCTGACTATTCGTCAACATCGAGGCGACCTCGCCGGCAAAACGGTGGCCCTGGTGGGCGATATTGCCCATAGCCGAACCGCTCGGTCGAATATCTGGGGCCTGCAAAAGCTGGGGGCCCATGTGATCGTTTGTGGTCCTTCGACGCTCGTCTCGCGACGCTGGGAAGAGTTTGGCGTCGAGGTCTCGCATGATCTCGATTCGATCCTGGAACGCTGCGACGTGTTAAACCTGCTGCGAATCCAGTTCGAGCGGCAATACACTCGGCCATTCCCATCGGTTCGCGAATATGCCTTGTTGTATGCCATGGATCGCAAGCGAATGCAGCGGGCCAAGTCCGACATTTTGATCATGGCACCCGGACCTATTAACCGTGGTGTCGAGATCACGCCTGAAGTGGCCGACGGCGAGCACTCGGTCATTCTGCACCAGGTGAATAATGGTTTGGCGGTCCGCATGGCGGCGATGTGGCTCCTCAACGAAGGCCGGGCAACCACTTAA
- a CDS encoding dihydroorotase: MLRTLIQNGRVIDPSQNIDRVTNLLIEEGRIAAIDVPADGSAHVIDATGKLVVPGLIDLHVQIREPGFEEDETIESAAYAALAGGFTSIAAISETNPPVDSAAAVTYLGRQASEADHCNVYPVACVSSGRHGEEMAEIGILHNAGAIAFSDGQRPVSNPELLRRALEYTLMFGRPVLNRPEMVELSRDGVMHDGSISTVLGLAPMPAEAEDVMAARDIRICEATGGKLHLLAISCSGTVEILRRAKDRGVGVSASICAYQFALTDEAMRGFDTSLKLNPPLRSQDHIDACIAGLNDGTIDVIASGHAPRSSEKKMCAITEAPFGMVGLETALGLVGTHLVKSGKVDWPTIVRAMSTNAAKVLGIEKGTLQAGADADVTIIDPDLAWKVDTSAYRSKSFNCPFQGVTLTGRAVETIVGGITKFRYDGT, from the coding sequence ATGCTTCGAACGCTAATTCAAAATGGTCGGGTTATCGACCCAAGCCAAAACATCGATCGCGTCACGAACCTGTTAATCGAGGAAGGTCGCATTGCCGCGATTGACGTCCCGGCAGATGGCAGTGCCCACGTGATCGACGCGACCGGCAAGCTGGTCGTCCCAGGACTGATCGATCTGCATGTCCAAATTCGCGAACCAGGTTTCGAGGAAGACGAAACGATCGAGTCTGCCGCCTATGCCGCACTGGCAGGAGGCTTCACTTCGATCGCCGCGATCTCTGAAACGAACCCGCCGGTCGATAGTGCCGCCGCAGTGACGTACCTCGGACGTCAGGCGTCGGAAGCGGATCACTGCAATGTGTATCCGGTGGCCTGCGTCAGCAGCGGACGTCATGGCGAAGAGATGGCCGAAATCGGCATTCTGCATAATGCCGGGGCGATTGCTTTTAGTGATGGTCAACGCCCAGTCTCGAATCCCGAGCTTCTGCGTCGTGCGTTGGAATACACCTTGATGTTCGGTCGCCCGGTCCTCAATCGGCCCGAGATGGTCGAGCTCTCGCGCGACGGTGTCATGCACGATGGTTCGATCAGCACGGTGTTGGGGCTCGCTCCGATGCCGGCTGAAGCAGAAGACGTGATGGCGGCGCGGGACATTCGTATCTGTGAAGCCACCGGCGGCAAGCTGCACCTATTGGCAATTTCGTGCAGCGGTACGGTCGAGATCTTACGCCGGGCCAAAGATCGTGGCGTGGGCGTTTCGGCCAGTATCTGTGCCTATCAGTTCGCCCTGACCGACGAAGCGATGCGAGGTTTCGACACCAGTTTGAAGCTGAATCCACCGCTTCGTTCGCAAGATCATATCGACGCGTGCATCGCCGGCTTGAACGATGGCACGATCGACGTGATTGCCAGTGGGCATGCTCCCCGTTCTTCGGAAAAGAAGATGTGTGCGATCACGGAAGCACCTTTCGGGATGGTTGGTCTCGAGACCGCGCTGGGTCTGGTTGGGACGCACCTGGTGAAGAGTGGCAAAGTCGATTGGCCGACCATCGTGCGAGCCATGTCGACCAACGCCGCGAAGGTGCTGGGTATCGAAAAGGGAACGCTTCAAGCAGGTGCCGATGCCGATGTAACGATCATCGACCCGGACCTGGCGTGGAAGGTCGATACGTCGGCCTATCGCTCGAAGAGCTTCAATTGTCCGTTCCAAGGCGTCACGCTCACAGGACGCGCGGTCGAAACGATCGTAGGCGGAATCACCAAGTTCCGATACGATGGAACGTAG